A segment of the Methanofollis fontis genome:
CCCGGTCACCACCCTCTTCGACACACTCGGCACGGTTACCGCCTCCCTTGAGGCGAACCTGACCGGTATCCCGGCAGGCGCCGCCGTCCAGACAACGGTCTCCGCCAACGTCTCGGCCGATGCCATGAGCGCCTTCCAGCTCGCCGCCACCGCGGACGGTCTGAACCTTGACGCCGTCGCCTACACGCTGAACATCGTCAAGACCAACCTCACAAACGGACAGGACATATCCGACGCCACGATCCGCATGGCCGTGAGTCAGGCCTGGGTCGACTCCCACGGCGGCGTCGATGCGGTTGCGATCATCAGGTCCGCGGAGGACGGCACCAAGGAAGTGCTGGCGACAACCTACATCGGCCTCGACGCCGACGGCAACCTGATATTTGAAGGGTATTCGCCGAACGGCCTCTCGGTCTTCGGTCTGGCTGCGGCCTCCGCCTCCACGACCCCGAGCGGTTCCTCCTCGTCTTCGGGCGGTTCCTCGAACGTCGCCTCGTTCGCCGGTTCCGTCCCTGCCGGTGCGACCAGAACCTTCACCGTGACTCAGACTGCGGTCAAGCAGATCGGCGTCACAGCAAAGGACGACATCGGCGATCTCCTGATCACCGTGAAGGCGGTGTCTCTGCCGTCCGAGATCGAGGCGCCCGTGCAGGCGACCTACCAGATCCAGGAGATCGCCCTGTACCGTGCCGACACTGCGGCGATCGGTTCGGCGGCGATTGAGTTCGCCGTCCCGACGTCCTGGCTCGATGCCCGCGGCCTCACAACCGACGACATCGTGCTGCTGCGGTACGTCGACGGCGCCTGGACGACTCTCCCCACCACCTTCGTGGAAGAGAAAAATGGGTTCGCGTATTATTCCGCCGAAACGCCGGGCTTCTCGTACTTCGCCATTGCGGTAGAGAAGAGTGTCCAGGCCGAGGCCGGAGAACCCGCGGCCGAAACGACCACCGCAGCAGTGTCGATGACGACGTCTGCAACCGGAACCACCGCTGCGGCGACCACGCCGCAGCCGTCGCCCCTCCCGTGGTTCGTTGCGGTTGTCGCTATTGGCGCCCTTTTCCTCCTGAGGAAACACTGAATATTTTCTTTTTTTGCGGAACGTGTCAACAGGATCCGATGTACTATTCTCAAATGGCAATGCTGATATTGCATCCTGAGATATGAGGATCTGTTGATTACACCTTTTCTGATGAAAAAGGAGATTAAAATGAAAATATTGAACAAACGACCTCACATTGGATGGTGCACAATCGCCATTCTGGTCCTGATCATGGCGGCGTTCTGCATCGCTCCGGTAGCAGCGGACGATATCGGCGGGATCCAGATGCCAGGCGCTAAGAACTTCGACCTGATCCTCTCCAATGGGCTGACGAAATACTTTAAGTTCGAGGGAGGGGGATTGAACGCCCTTCATATCACCACCGACCCCGATGAACCCTACGGGCAGGTGACGACCACCGAGGAGCACTCCGGTGTTTTTTACCTGACCAACACCGGTGGCAGAGGTTTTGACGATGACATGATCCTGATGATTGCGGTCAACGGAACGATATCTGACGATTTTGCCGTACACATCAGGGCGAGCGGCTACCGCTGGACTCCGACGCCGGTCCTGAACCAGCCTCCAACAACCGATGAGATCGAATATATCGACGGGAGTTACGAAGGAACGATCACCAGGAGCGACTTTGCATACCGAGCGCAGACCTGGAAACCGGCAGGGGACAACGCCCCGGGGAACTATCCTCTCTATTATGGACAGGACATGTCGGACACCTCCAATACGTTCCAGCTGGTGTTTGTGGACCTGAACACTGGCAACCTCGGTGCAAACGCCATGATCCCGGAGATGATCGACAACGGAGCGGTGAAGATCGAATACGAGATCGAAAACCTCCACGGGCTTGCATCCTTCAGCACCTATGGGTGGTGCAACCAGTCCAATCAGGGTCAGGGGATCTCCTGGACAAACCGTCTGTCCGGGGCGGGCAGCAGTGGTTATGCCGTGATGGGGGTTCCGGAATCCCCCGGGGATTTTTCCACCGGGGGTTCGGGCGGCACCACCGAGTCCGGATATCTCGGTCAGGAGAACAGTGCCGGATCGCCGTCGACCCTCAATGGCAGCGTCTCCCTGCTTCCGATCGCCGGGACGGTGGCCCCCCTCGAAGCCGGCAGTGCCGCACCCCTCCCTCTCCCGGCGACAGACGTGAACGGGACGGTGCGGGAGGCGACCCTCTACCTCTTTCTCTCCCATTCACAGCAGAAAGGGACCGGATATGGGACCGAACCATCTTTTTCGGTTTCAATCGGCGGCGTGGACCTTTCGCCCGAACGGACCCTGACCGACCGTGAGGGAGGGGACCATGCCCCGCTCTCCGCCACCCTTATCTATAAGACCGATCCGGCATCGATCGCAAGCGGCGGCACCAACCTCATGGTCCGGAACACCGGGAGCGGCGATGCTGTCTTCACCTGTGATGGCGGCGCCCTTCTGCTCACTGTCGAAGACCCTGCGCTTCCGTCCATCACCTATGCTGTTGCAGAATGCTGCGATGCCATCGGTGTGGACATCGCCGGAGGCGTCTTCGAGGGGGATGCAGTGACGCGGGTGTTCTTTGATGGTCCTGGCGATATGGACCGGATCAGTGACAGCCGCCTGCAGGTGATCAGCACCGCCGGGACAGATCACGATGCCTCCGCCGACACCATCGGCTTCAATGACCGCGAGTGGAGCGGCGTCTTCGTGCGACAGGGGGCGGTCATGAGTGCAGAACACCTGATCGCCGATGCCGTCTTCCCCACCTCGAACGCCGCATCGGCGGCTACCGACGCCGGACCGGAGGCAGCGTTTGTCACCCGTCTCTTCCTCCTGGTCTATGCCGGCGGGGAGATGGACATATCTGAAACTGGTTCAGATTGGGGCGGAGAGGCAAGTGCACGTTCCTATCTCGTCGAAGACGCCGTGATCTCCAAGATCACGGTCCGATCCGCACCTGGTGGTGCACCGGCCAGCGTCAGTGTCGGGGGCACGGAACGTCCCGCGGGGGTGCCGGCGGCGGAAGGGACGGTGTATGCCTACAGGATGCTGAACCTGAATGGCGGATCCTCCGCCCCTCTGGATATGACCGTCCGGTTTTATGTCCCCGCATCGTGGCTCTCGGAACAGGGGATCGATGCAGATGGAATATCCTTGCAGGAATACCGGGACGGGGCATGGCATTCCCTCAGGACAGAGCACCTCGGTCATGCGGACGGAGAGGAGGAGTATCTGGCCGACGCCGTCACCGCCTCCCTGCTGGCCATCGGTTCTGTCGCATCGGGGGGTTCGATCGGGGGGACAGCAACCGCAACGCCGCTCCCCGTAGATACGGACGTTCAGCAGTCTCCTATGGGTGTGATGGTGGCGCTCGGCGCCTGTGCTATCCTGATCCTGGCGAAACGACGCTGATCGCTTTTTTCTGGATGCCATACCCGCGGATGGGTGGGGGTGGCAGACCTCATTTCTTCATTTTCTGTTGAAATTACCCTCCAGAATCCTCCGATTTCCCGGGTTGGCCAGAGTTCCTGTAAAATATTTATTATTAACTGCTCGACAAATGAGTAAATGTAAAATAAACTCGCTTACTTTTGTCGATTAACCAAACATTCTTATAGCGTCCTGAAGATAATACAATCCTGTTATCGATCGGGGCCAGTTTAACGGTGTTTATTGACTTTCTCGGTCCGGATCGTGCTTTTCAATCTCACTGACAGGTGACGCATGATGAAAATAACCACACCCACCAGGGACGCCGGTGCAGGAGGGGTGGTGGCAGTTTTTGCCGCCCTTCTGCTGCTGATGGTCTGCACCATCGCACCGGTGTCTGCGGCGGAGCTTCCTGATGAAGATGTCATCTTCATCGAGGTCGCAAACCCGCCGGTACAGTATGACTCCCCATTAAACGGCACATATATGATTTATTTTGCCGGGGGAGGCCTGAACGCACTCCATATCACCACCAACACCTCGGAATCTTTCGGGCAGGTCACCACCACGGATGAGCAGTCCGGCACCTTCTATGTCGCCGACACCGGCGGCAAGGGCGGGTCGCAGGACATCCTCCTGATGATCGCCGTGAACGGCACGATTCCGGATGATTTCTCGGTGGAGATCAATGCAAGCGGTTACACCTGGGGCGAGATCATCGATTCCGATTATCACACCCTCACCGACGGTGACATCACCTACGAAACCGGTGCGGTGGACCTGACCCTCACAAAGGACAACTTCACCTACGGTCCGCAGACCTGGAAGCCATACAAGGCCGGAGAACCCCTCCCTGTCCATTATGGGCAGGACATGAGCGATGCCGACAACACCTTCCAGCTCCTGTTTGCCGACCTCCATGTGGGCGCTCTCAACCCGGCGAAGATCGATGCGATCGACTCCCTGACCGATAATGGTCTGGCCAGAATCGAGTATTCGATCAGCAACCTGGGTGATGGCGAGATCGTTGCCTTCAATGCATACTCCTACCGTCTCTCCGCGGATTATACAGAGTTCCCGATCAAGGGCGGCAGCGGATGGACAAACGATGTTTCCGCCGCCAGCTCAAAGCCGAGCGGGTATGTCGTGAGTGCACCTGAGACCGACGTTCTCTTCAACGGCACGGTCAGTCTCGGTGAGGGGAATGTGACCGTGACCTCCTCACAGGGTAATGACTACTCGATCCCGGTGCGTACCCCTCTCGGAGCCCTTGACACGGTCGCGGATTGTGAAGGCTTCTCCTATGCGGTCTCCGACAAGAAATGGGACAGTATGGGCATCCTGCTCCTTGACGACATCGGTGCCTATCCCTATGTGAAGGGCGGGAACAGCTGGGTCTGCTACGTCAACGGCAACCTGCTCGACGACTACGGCAACCCGACCACGGAGGGCCTGAACGTCTATGCCCTTCAGGACGGGGATGTGGTTGACTACTACTATGGCGCCGACGGCGTGACGGCTGAGACGGCCGAAGCGGCGGTTCACATCGTCGTATCCACCAGTTCTGGACCCGATGTGCTCTACTCTGGAGTTCTCCCTCTCCCCGAAGGTAACGTGACCGTGACCTCCTCACAGGGTAATGACTACTCGATCCCGGTGCGTACCCCTCTCGGAGCCCTTGACGCCGCCGCACAGGCCGGCAATTTCACCTATGCGGTCACCGACAAGAAATGGGACAGCATGGGCATCCTGCTCCTTGACGACATCGGTGCCTATCCCTATGTGAAGGGCGGGAACAGCTGGGTCTGCTACGTCAACGGCAACCTGCTCGACGACTACAGCAACCCGACCACCGAGGGCCTGAACGTCTATGCCCTTCAGGACGGAGATAAAATCGTCTATTGCTATGGTCCAGACGGCGTCACCGCCGAAACGGCCGAGGCGACCGTTGAGATCACCGCCAGTCTGACCGCTGCCGAGATCATCTACAGCGGCGAGCTCACTATCGGGGACGGCAATGTGACTGTGACCTCTACCGAGGGCAGCGACTATTCTATCCCGGTGCGCACGCCGCTCGGTGTTCTCGACACTGCCTCTACGGCAGGTAACTTCACCTATGCGGTCACCGACAAGAAGTGGGACAGCATGGGCATCCTGCTCCTCAACGACATCGGGGCATACCCCTATGTGAAGGGCGGGAACAGCTGGGTCTGCTACGTCAACGGCAACCTGCTCGACGACTACGGCAACCCGTCCACCGAGGGCCTGAACGTCTATGCCCTCGTAAACGGCGACAAGGTGGCCTATTATTACGGTGCTGACACTGCGAACGCCACCACTGCTGAGGCTGCCGTGCTGATCACGGTCAAGACCGGAGCCGCACCCGGGGACTGGACCCTCGAGATGGGCGGGGCACAGAATGTCACGGTTACAAAGGCCTATTTCGAGAGTGGCATCACCTGCGGCCATGGCGCCTCATGGACCGACCCCGAAAATTCCGCGGTCTGGGAGGGCATGCCCCTCTGGTACCTCGTCGGCATGGTCGATGATGTCGAGTCCGGCGGCCATTACACCTTCAATGACGCCCTTGCAGCCGAGGGTTATTCGGTGAAGGTCACATCCAGCGACGGCTACTCGGTCAATATCCCGAGTGCCGAGATGGCCCGCAACAATGGTTTCATTCTGGCAAACACCCTGAATGGATCGGTGCTGCCGGAGACGATCGGTGACAAGAACAAACCCTGCTGGCCGCTCCAGATCAAGGGGGCGAACGCCAGTGCCGGTCAGCTCGTCGGCGGCATCGCCTCGATCGAACTCGTCGGGCTGCCCGACCCCTCTGAGGGCTGGACCCTGAAGGTCTGCGGTGTGGTCAACGACACCATCACCCAGGAGGAGTTCGAGGAGTTCGGCTGCCACGGCGGCGTGAACTATACGGACAACCAGGGCATCGTCTGGACCGGTGTGCCCCTGTGGTACCTCGTGGGTGTCTCCGACAACCTGGAAACCACCGACCACTGGACCTTCGACGACGCGCTGGCCGCCACCAACTACACCATAAAGGTGATCGCAAGTGACGGATGGTCGCAGGAGTACGGCAGCGTTCAGGTCGCCGAGAGCAACGGCTACATCCTGGCGAACCTGATGGACGGTCAGCCGATCCCGGAGACCGACAGTTCGTACCCGCTCAAGCTCGTCGGTGACGACGTTCCCAAGAAGGTGAAGTCCGTCGCCGAGATCGACCTCGTCAACCTGATCCCGGCGCCCCCGGTAGAGGGCGAATGGAATCTCCAGCTGCTCGGGAAGATCGACTACACCTGCACCGAGGCCTTCTTCGAGGAGGCAGTCGCCTGTCCGCACCACACCGTGACCTGGACGAACCAGGAGACCGGTGAGACCTGGGGCGGCATTGCTCTCTGGGAACTCTGCGGCTTTGTGGACGACCGCATCCCCCATGGTTCGGACGGATTCAATGATGGCGTAGCGACTGCGGGCTACACGGTGATCGTCACCGCCAGTGACGGCTACTCCAAGGAGTTCAGCAGCAAGGACCTCGCACGGAACAACAACTATATCGTTGCAAACACGCTCAACGGAACCCCGCTCTCTCAGGAGGGCAGCAAGGCCCCCTGGCCATTGAGGCTGGTGGGATCGGATGTCTCCGGCAGCAACAGTGTCGGCGCCATCGCCTCGATCGAACTGACCGACTTCCAGAAGCCGACCGAGATCCCGACGATCCATGTCGTCAGCTATGATGCCGACGGCACCACGATCATCGACGAGATCACCGTCGACTACACCTGGATGGAGGAGAACCTCCCGGTCTACGGCGACGGCGAGACTGTCTATCACTTCCAGGGCCCGACCTTCGACCCCGATGACCTCTGGAACCCGGCTGAGGACAAAAACGCCATCCCGGGCAAGGTCTTCGGCGCCGTAATGGGCACCTCGATCAAGGACCTCTGTGACCTCGTCGGCGGCATGTCTGAGGGTACCGAGATTGTTCTCGAGGCGACCGACGGTTACAAGACAAAGATGAACTATACGAACATCTACTCGCCGCTCGATCGCCAGGGCACGGCCATCCTTGCCTGGTACAAGGCGGATGAGGGCTACATACCCGACTACGCAAACGGCTACCGCCTCTACTTCACCACACCCGATACGATCTTTGGCAACGAGGACATGCGTCTCTGTCTCGATGAGGCCTACTGGCACTACTACTGGAACGAAGGCATCCAGTACCCCTCGGCGGCAGGCATCTCGGCCAGGAACGTTGCAACGGTGAAGATCTATCACCCCGAGAAGGACTGGAGCCTCTCCCTCGAAGGCACCATCTCCACCGATATGAGCAAACACTACTTCGAGGAGGGCATCGCCTGCGAGGCCAGTCACCGCGCCACCTACACGGACACCAAGGGTCGTGTGTGGGAGGGCATGCCCTTCTGGCGGATCATCGGATGGGTGGACGACGACAACGAACACTCCGGCGCCGCCTTCAACGACACCATGGCGGCGATGGGCTACACCATCCATGTGATTGCAGGCGACGGCTATGAGCAGACCTTCACCAGTCAGGAGATCGCACGGAACAACAACTACATCCTTGCGAACAGCGTCGATGGTCACCACATCGATGCCGAAGACTCGGCATGGCCCCTGAAGCTGGTCGGCATCAATGTCTCCGGCAACGGTAAGGCGGTCAAGAACGTCGTCAGGATCGCCTTCATCCCGCCGAATGAAGGACAGGAAGAAGTCATCGAGACCGGAAACATCACGGCAGGGGACGAGAAGGACTTCCCGGTCAGCAACAGCACATTCTCGAACATCACCCTGAAGGCGGCGTCCGACATCAGTGGTGCCGAGTTCGCCGTCTCGACCGTGGCCAAACCGCCGGCATCGGAGGGCACACCCAACGCAACGGTCTACTCCTATGTGCACGTCGTCTATCCGTCGGCACAGGAGGCCATCGCTGAGGCGTTGATCACCTTCTCCATTCCGACCGACTGGCTCTCGGCCAACAACATCGGTGTTGGAGATGTGATCCTCTACCGCCGGCACAACGATACCTGGACCGAACTCCAGACCACCTACGTCGAGACCCGTGACGGGGCGGCATGGTTCGAGGCAACAACGCCGGGCTTCTCCTACTTCGCCGTCGGCGGCGTGTCAATCCAGCCGACACCCACACCGACTCCCACTCCGACACCCGTCCCCTCATCGGGCGGCGGCGGCAGTTCCTCGGCCTCCGCAGTCTCGGGTTCGATCCCGGCAGGCGGATCGATGACCTTCAGCATTACGGACACTTCGATCGCCCGCATCACCGTCGATGCGAAGGACCAGATCTCCGGCATGCTCCTGACGGTTCAGAAGGCCGGCCTTCCGACAGGCATGGCGATGCCGGACGGAGAGGTATATGAGATCGAGCAGATCACCGTATATCGTGCTGATTCTGCATCGATTGCCGGTGCTGAACTCACGTTCGCCGTCGAATCCTCATGGCTGACGGCACACGGTCTGACCACTGCGGACGTCGCACTCATGCATGAGGTCGACGGCGCCTGGCAGACACTTGAGACCACCTTTGTCGAGGAGCGGGACGGGAAGGCGTACTTCACCGCCAGAACTCCGGGCTTCTCGTACTTTGCCATCGTCGGCGTGAAGGGTGCCGCAATCCCGGCAGAAACCACCCCGGTTCCGGTGACCACGAGTGCCCCGGCAGCGGAGGCAACCACGGTGCCGGCGACCACGGCACCGGCCACCACCCCGGCCCAGAGCCCGGTCTTCTGGGCTCTGCCCTTCATTGCCCTCGGGGCCCTCCTGATCCTCAGGAGAAAATGAACACACCATTTTTTTTGCTCTGAGCGTGACGCCATGAGACAGGAACTCCTTTTTGTTGCGGTGATTGCTGCACTGGCTCTGGGTGTGATCATATCCCCCGCAGCAGCAACAACCACCGAGGTGCACATCGTCAGGTATGCACAGGACGGGACGACAATCCTGAACGAGACAACGGTGGACTACCGGTGGATGGAGACGAACCTCCCGGTCCTTGGTGACGGCATGACACACTATTATCACCAGGGCCCCACCTTCAACGAATCTGATATCTGGGATGCGGGCGAGTATCAGAACGTGGAAACACGTGATTTCGGGGCGGTGCAGGGGACATCGCTGAGTGCCCTGTGTGATCTCGTCGGCGGGATGAACGCAGGTGACACCCTGCGCATCACGGCAGAAGACGGGTTCTACAAAAACATCTCGTACGAGACGGTGTATGGGACGGATCCGCGAAAGGGGACGCCAGGGCTTGCATGGTATGCGGGGGAGGAATCCTTTGAGGGCGATCCCCAGGGCACCGGATATGTCCCGGCATATTACAACGGGCTACGCCTGATCTTCTTCGCCGACACCTCCTCCAACCCGTGGGGATGGCATGTCTTCGGCAACACCGATATGCGCGAGACGCTCCCTGAGGAGGAGTGGCACCTCTACAATGGCAAATGGCCCTCGACCAGCGGCCTATCCGTCAAGACGGTGAGCGACCTGGAGATCATCCCGTCATCTGCAGGGAGTGCGGAGGCGCCTGCGACAACACCGGCACAGTCGGCACTCTCTCCAATCGTTATCATCACCGGACTCCTGGCGGTTGCCTGTTGTGCGAGGAGATGAAGCGGTGATGTATCTGAGGTTTATCTGGGCTGTTCTGCTTGTTCTTCTGGTCTGTGGGGCTGCACCGGTAAGTGCGGCGACCACGTCGCTCACCATCACCAAACTCGCCTCCGATGACACCACGGTGCTGAACGAGACGACTGTGACATGGACCTGGATGCGGGACAATCTCCCGGTCTATGGTGACGGGATCACGGTCTACTACAACCAGGGTCCGGTCTTCGAGGGCGCATGGGATGACGTCCACCCGGACGAGCCCTACGACCCCTGGAACCCGACCGAGGACGTGAACATCGAGTACAAGGATCACGGCGAGTTCAGGGGGACAAATGTCCTCGATCTCTGTGCTCTGGCTGGCGGGACATCAGGCGGCGACATGGTGACCATCCGGGCCACGGACGGCATGAGCAAGACCTGGCCCGCCGAATATGTCATTGATCCCGATCCCGGACAGGGACCGATGGTGATCGGATGGGACCACGGGAAGGATCTCGGCACGGTTGAGGAGGGTTTCACTCAGGGGATGCGCCTCTACTTCCTGGCCCAGACCACCAATGCGGCCGGTCAGCATGTCTGGGGCAACTGGGACATGCATGAGGCATGGTCCGAGGACTACTGGTACTATTATAATGGCGAATATCCGTCGGCGTCAGGGAATTCGGTGTATTATGTCAGCGACATCGTCATCCACAGCCAGATCGATCCCTCATCTGGTGACGGCGGTGGCGATGGTGACGGCGGATCACAGGGAGGGTTTATGGGATCGTCCCTGAATCAGGACCTGCACGGGAGCGTGAATGGCAGTATATACGTGATCAGGACGGAGGGTCCTGCATGCCGGATCGGCAGCGGGGAGTCCTGCACATTTTACCTGGACCTGACCGGGCTGAACCGGACAGATGACGGGTATTTCTACCTCTTCGGGACGAACAACACGGACGCGAGAGGGGAAGAGGAGACAGGCATCGGTCTGCTCCTCGGCACGCAACCGGTGACGCCGTCGGCATATTATGCCGATGCCGGCGACACCTCTGCCGCTCCGGTGTCCGAGACCTGGCGGTACGACCTCGACGGAACGATTTCAGGCACAAACCTATCGGTCATTGTCACAAACCGCGGCTCTCCGGGCAGTGCCGTGACGATGTATGGCGGCGTGCTCGTCGCACCGTCAGGGGGAGGAGAGAACCGGACTGCATGGTGGATTGCAGAGGGTGCGGATACGGTGCAGGCCGACCCTGATCAGGGGGTATTTGAAGACGATGCCACGACGACTGCCACCTTCGCACAGATCACCGGCATGGATGCGACTGCCCTCGGTGGGTTTGTTGCCGTCACGACCGGCGCCTCGGGGAATGATACACGGAGCAACAGGGTCACATTGAACAGCGGCGAATGGATCAACCTGCTCACCGCTGGCCCGGATGAGATCAGCATCGGGCGGGTCGATGTCACCCCCTACCTGCACACCGGGAAAAATACCGTTTCAATCTCGAGCATACCCTATAGCGAGCAGGGCGACTATCTGGAGAACAGGCTGGTCATCCTGACCGTGACCGAGACACCCCTGCCCCAGACCACTCCTTCCATGCCGACCACCATGGCGGCGGAGAGCTTCGAACCCACGGAGGCGGCAACAGCAGCGCCCACCGGCGAGGCGCCATCAATCACACCGATAAAGAGTGGACCGGCGGAGAAGGGGGGAGGCATCTGGGATGGATTTTTCAGGCTGATCGGTCTTGAGAACGGCATATCTGATCTCCCCCTGATCGGACCCCTTTTAGGGGGCGGGGATGAAGAGGAGAACAATGGGTCGGCCATTTCGGCACCGGTCGACTCTCATCCCGCAGCAGAGGCGACGATCATGCCTCCTTCCGGTACCGCTCCGGCGAACGCCACCATCACGGTCATCACACACCCCGAGGGTGCGCAGGTGTTTCTGGATGGCGAGTATTCCGGCCGGATCACCCCCCTTCATCTGGAGGAGGTCCCGACCGGTCATCACACTCTTGCCCTCCATCTGGCCGATTACGAGTCATATGAAACCTCATTTGAACTTGAGGAGGATACGACCGTGGCAGTTACACTCGATCCGCTCAACCCGAACCTTGACGAGGACGCCTTCAGCCTGAACCTGGCGGCGATGCAGGGTCCGGACAGGCGATCAGGGGGTATATTTGTTGAGGCAACGGACGAGGGTGCGGAGATCTATATCGACGGGAAAAAGATCGATGGAACAACGCCTCAGGTGGTAAACGGCCTGAAAGAAGGGCTGCACCGTGTGAAGATCAAGATGGGCTCCACGACCTATTCACCCTCCACACTGGAGGTCTGGGTCACGGCCGGAGCGATCACCCCGGTGTTCTTCAACCGCTTCGAGCGGGGGGCGTCCCGGACGATCACCATCGACGATCCCGGCTACAGTGGTGAGTATATCTCGGTGAATGGTGTCTATACCGGCAAGAAAGTGCCGGCAAAGGTGACTATCAATGGAATTAATGCCTTTGCAGGGATTTTCCTTGAGGAAACATATCTCTCTGTCCCGATCTCGGACTTTGCCGAGGACGGGAGCACCACGACACTTGAGGACGGGATCGAAACCGTGCAGTCGATCCGGATCGGATCTGATCCGCCGGGGGCGAGGATCTTCGTAGACGGGTTTGATACCGGCATTGCCACGCCCGGCGTCATCGAACGGATCAGCCCCGGTTACCACAGGATCATGCTCAGCAAACCCGGTTTTTACCCGGAGGATACGGTGTTCCTCCTGCCCGAGCGGACGGATGAGCGGGAGATCACCCTCATCCTGGAGCCCTATGCCCATGGATCCCTGTATGTGAACTCCACCCCACAGGGGGCGCGGATCTATCTCTATGGTCTGAACACGGGAGAGGTAACACCACACCTCTTCTGTGGCATGGCGCTCGGTGCCTATGATGTGAAGGTTGTTGGACGATCTGACTCACAGACGACCGAAGATGTGCTTGTCAGGCCCAATGAGGTAACGGTCTGTGAATGCAGGCTTGAGGAGTAGCGTATGAGCGGTTGTGCGAGGGTGACAGGTCTGGTTGTGTTCCTGCTGATCATACCGGTGGCGGTGATGGGTGCGGCAAACACCAGCGTCGTCTGGGGTCCGTATGTCACCGGCACTACCGGAACGGGGGCGATCGTCTCCTGGAAGACGGTGGACCCGACGGTCGGGGCGGTGGAATATCTGCCGCCGGGGGTGAACGCCCCGCTGGTAGTGACGGATGGACGATGCACCGATCTCCACCATGTCAACCTGACCGATCTCACCCCCGGGACGTCGTATACCTATCAGGTCCGGGTGAACGATAGCCCGGGTCCGGATGGATCGTTTTCGACTTTCGGGAACGGACCGGTGAAATTTGTTGTCTATGCCGACACCCGCGCCCAGGTTCCCCTGTTTACCCAGATGGAACGCCACAGACTGGTTGCAGAACGGATTGCACAGGAGGATAACCTCTCTTTTGTGTTGCATTGCGGCGATTTTGTCACATTCGGGGACGATGAGGAGGAGTGGGACGATTTTTTTATGGCCGGCGCCCCGATGCTGGCCAGAACGACCATCATGCCGGTTCTCGGCAACCATGAGGGTAACCGGTCCCTGTACTATGAGATCTTCTCGATGCCGGAGTGGTATTCCTTCACCGCCGGTGATGCGCAT
Coding sequences within it:
- a CDS encoding DUF3344 domain-containing protein — translated: MKILNKRPHIGWCTIAILVLIMAAFCIAPVAADDIGGIQMPGAKNFDLILSNGLTKYFKFEGGGLNALHITTDPDEPYGQVTTTEEHSGVFYLTNTGGRGFDDDMILMIAVNGTISDDFAVHIRASGYRWTPTPVLNQPPTTDEIEYIDGSYEGTITRSDFAYRAQTWKPAGDNAPGNYPLYYGQDMSDTSNTFQLVFVDLNTGNLGANAMIPEMIDNGAVKIEYEIENLHGLASFSTYGWCNQSNQGQGISWTNRLSGAGSSGYAVMGVPESPGDFSTGGSGGTTESGYLGQENSAGSPSTLNGSVSLLPIAGTVAPLEAGSAAPLPLPATDVNGTVREATLYLFLSHSQQKGTGYGTEPSFSVSIGGVDLSPERTLTDREGGDHAPLSATLIYKTDPASIASGGTNLMVRNTGSGDAVFTCDGGALLLTVEDPALPSITYAVAECCDAIGVDIAGGVFEGDAVTRVFFDGPGDMDRISDSRLQVISTAGTDHDASADTIGFNDREWSGVFVRQGAVMSAEHLIADAVFPTSNAASAATDAGPEAAFVTRLFLLVYAGGEMDISETGSDWGGEASARSYLVEDAVISKITVRSAPGGAPASVSVGGTERPAGVPAAEGTVYAYRMLNLNGGSSAPLDMTVRFYVPASWLSEQGIDADGISLQEYRDGAWHSLRTEHLGHADGEEEYLADAVTASLLAIGSVASGGSIGGTATATPLPVDTDVQQSPMGVMVALGACAILILAKRR